The proteins below come from a single Necator americanus strain Aroian chromosome V, whole genome shotgun sequence genomic window:
- a CDS encoding hypothetical protein (NECATOR_CHRV.G18005.T1), with protein sequence MNHVRTCICGFSRGASVERSGRGVVKALLAPPIAAVCDGPNSVPTAAPTAPFRAHRNYARDSFRFDPTIDSVFAALSAVMEKPDCMKRKLLRRILAQFCPMISHNVEIYSEVDMLHRRMTREKHQHVAPPLKYSKFSAENRPHFLGHIIRRSSDRLVEIASRMLSDLNCRRPPRRRRKFWTEVVKEDLLELGIERRFKRDVTFRGNGIATGGQILCAI encoded by the coding sequence atgaaccacgtaCGCACGTGCAtatgcggcttctctcgaggtgcttcggtggaacgtagcggccGGGGCGTGGTGAAagctttgctggcaccacctatcgctgccgtttgcgacggtcccaactcggttccaactgctgcccccactgcgccgtttcgagcgcaccgcaactacgctcgtgattcatttcgttttgacccgactatagactCGGTTTTTGCAGCCCTGTCAGCGGTGATGGAAAAGCCGGACTGCATGAAGAGGAAGCTGCTTAGGCGAATCCTAGCCCAGTTTTGTCCAATGATCTCCCATAACGTAGAAATTTACTCGGAAGTGGATATGCTACACCGACGAATGACGCGAGAGAAACATCAACATGTTGCCCCGCCTCTAAAGTACTCTAAATTCAGTGCAGAAAACCGTCCTCACTTTCTTGGCCACATTATAAGGAGGTCATCGGATCGCCTTGTCGAAATTGCCTCGAGGATGCTCTCAGACCTAAACTGTAGAAGACCACCTAGACGTAGAAGAAAGTTTTGGACGGaagtggtgaaggaagatctgtTGGAACTTGGAATAGAGAGACGGTTCAAACGAGACGTAACTTTTCGCGGCAATGGAATAGCTACGGGTGGACAGATTTTGTGCGCAATCTAG